One segment of Brassica napus cultivar Da-Ae chromosome C3, Da-Ae, whole genome shotgun sequence DNA contains the following:
- the LOC106368132 gene encoding cyclin-dependent kinase A-1 encodes MDQYEKVEKIGEGTYGVVYKARDKVTNETIALKKIRLEQEDEGVPSTAIREISLLKEMQHSNIVKLQDVVHSERRLYLVFEYLDLDLKKHMDSSLDFSKDLHMIKAYLYQILRGIAYCHSHRVLHRDLKPQNLLIDRRTNSLKLADFGLARAFGIPVRTFTHEVVTLWYRTPEILLGSHHYSTPVDIWSVGCIFAEMITQKPLFPGDSKIDQLFKIFRIMGNPYEDTWPGVTSLPDYKSAFPKWKQTGLESFVPNLDPNGIDLLYKMLLMDPTKRINAGAALEHDYFKDLGVMP; translated from the exons ATGGATCAG TACGAGAAAGTTGAGAAGATTGGGGAAGGAACATACGGTGTGGTTTATAAGGCACGAGACAAAGTCACCAATGAGACTATTGCTTTGAAGAAGATCCGCCTCGAGCAGGAGGATGAAGGTGTACCTAGTACTGCTATTCGAGAAATCTCCCTCTTGAAAGAGATGCAGCACAGCAACATTGTCAA GTTGCAGGATGTAGTGCACAGTGAGAGGCGTTTGTATCTGGTGTTTGAGTATCTTGACTTGGATCTCAAGAAGCACATGGACTCATCTCTTGATTTCTCCAAGGATCTACACATGATCAAA GCTTATCTTTACCAGATTCTTCGTGGAATTGCGTATTGCCACTCTCACAGGGTTCTCCACCGTGATCTGAAGCCACAGAATTTGTTGATTGATCGCCGCACTAACTCACTAAAGCTTGCAGATTTTGGACTGGCCAGAGCATTCGGTATCCCCGTCAGAACATTTACTCATGAG GTGGTTACTCTCTGGTACCGAACACCAGAGATACTCCTAGGGTCTCATCATTACTCTACACCCGTTGATATTTGGTCTGTGGGATGCATATTTGCGGAGATGATCACCCAAAAGCCCTTATTTCCTGGAGACTCCAAGATTGATCAACTCTTCAAGATTTTCAG AATCATGGGAAATCCATACGAGGATACATGGCCTGGGGTAACTTCGCTGCCGGATTACAAATCTGCTTTCCCTAAATGGAAGCAAACG GGCTTAGAGTCCTTTGTTCCAAATCTGGATCCCAATGGAATAGATCTCCTCTAT AAAATGCTATTAATGGATCCGACCAAAAGAATCAACGCAGGAGCTGCCTTGGAGCATGATTACTTCAAGGATCTTGGCGTTATGCCTTAG